In the Sorghum bicolor cultivar BTx623 chromosome 4, Sorghum_bicolor_NCBIv3, whole genome shotgun sequence genome, CCGGTAGATCGACTGATAGTGCAGGTGCTGGACGACTCCACCGACGCCGTCATCAAGGTGAGTGAGATCGGGAGGACTTCGTTTTCACCTGCCACTGTCACTTCGGAATGCCTGGCAATTGCCACGGGAGAAACATGCATGCATCACAAAAACCGGGAGCcagacaacaacaaaaaaaaagttgcCATTTTCTTCCCTTTCTTTCGAGATTGAAGCGTAAACCCACAATTTGGTTGGGCAGGAGCTGGTGAAGGGCGAGTGCGAGCGGTGGGCCGCGGAGGGGATCAACGTCAAGTACGAGACGCGCAAGGACAGGGCCGGGTACAAGGCCGGCAACCTCAAGGAAGGGATGCGCCACGCCTACGTGCGCGGCTGCGAGTTCGTCGCCATGTTCGACGCCGACTTCCAGCCGGCGCCGGACTTCCTCGTCAAGACCGTCCCGTTCCTCGTCCACAACCCAAGCCTCGCGCTCGTGCAGACGCGCTGGAAGTTCGGtgagtctctctctctctctctctctctctctctctctctagcgcGCACCGCCAGCCGACAACGATTGTCAATTGCcattgttttcctttttttttttgggggggggggggggggggtaagtGAACAGAAGCAAGTTGCCTGCAGCTGAGCTTGCTGGCTCTGCCCTGTCGAGTGGTGACGAAGTACTACTTCGGTGTGTTTGGGCTTCAAGCAGGCCACTGAAAACCATTTGCAATATTGGGCCTATTTTCTGAGCTTTCGGCCTCATCTAGTTAGTGAAAGCAAAGTAGATCCACAAGGCCCAATTATCTACGTTCATCAGTCAGTTCAATTCCAGCTTGCGTCCTGCTTTATCCCATGTCAAGATGTAGTTCCATCCGCTGACAGAGCTTTTGTTTAAGCTGCCCTGTAGTGAATGCCAACGACTGCTTGCTGACGAGAATGCAAGAGATGTCCATGGACTACCATTTCAAGGTGGAGCAGGAAGCTGGATCTTCACTCTGCAACTTCTttggctacaacggtatccttGATCGCAATTGCTCATGCACGCTATCAACTTCAGCTGTGTTCGATAAATGAGAATGCTATCTATTCATGCACTCAAGGAACTGCTGGAGTATGGAGAACGCAAGCGATTGTCGAGTCCGGGGGTTGGGAGGACCGAACTACTGCTGAGGACATGGACTTGGCACTCAGAGCAGGGCTCTTGGGCTGGGAATTCGTTTACGTTGGGAGCATAAAGGTTCACAGCTCTGACAAATTGATCCAAGATACTATCATGTCAGACAAAACTTTTATCAAACTGATCCGAGATTGCAATTTGCTTTCAGGTCAAGAATGAGCTGCCAAGTACTCTCAAGGCGTACCGGTCCCAGCAGCATCGCTGGTCATGTGGACCTGCGCTCCTGTTCAAGAAAATGTTCTGGGAAATTCTTGCTGCCAAGGTTAGTCTTGTACACCAACCTACTCCCTGACATGCAGTGACATGAAAATGTTGTCATACGATTGTTTATCTGTATGTTCTGTTGTTTTCCTGTGCAGAAAGTGTCGGTTTGGAAGAAGTTGTATATCATCTATGACTTCTTCATTGCCCGGAGGATCATAGGcaccttcttcaccttcttctttttCAGCGTCCTGATTCCTCTTTACATTCTATTACCAGAAGCGCAGATTCCTGTGTGGGAGCTGATCTACATCCCTACAGCTATCACTCTTCTCAACTCTGTTGGGACTCCAAGGTTAGCTCGGTGTTACCTTTCTTAAGTTTTATAACTACAAAACGTTACTCGAGAATATACTATATCCTGAATTCCTAATGTCTTGCAGGTCTATCCATCTGATTATACTGTGGGTCTTATTTGAGAATGTAATGGCGTTGCATCGGTTTAAAGCCATCTTGAT is a window encoding:
- the LOC8075712 gene encoding probable mannan synthase 6 isoform X1; translated protein: MEAGGHALRAVGDVVFLGAYGRRLSLSATIAAFVESLLQGWAEVRAGLLVPLLRAAVLLCTAMSVIVLAEKVFLGAVSSVMKLRRRRPSRVYRCDPIARPDKDEEAAAYPMVLVQIPMYNEKEVYQLSIGAACRLTWPVDRLIVQVLDDSTDAVIKELVKGECERWAAEGINVKYETRKDRAGYKAGNLKEGMRHAYVRGCEFVAMFDADFQPAPDFLVKTVPFLVHNPSLALVQTRWKFVNANDCLLTRMQEMSMDYHFKVEQEAGSSLCNFFGYNGTAGVWRTQAIVESGGWEDRTTAEDMDLALRAGLLGWEFVYVGSIKVKNELPSTLKAYRSQQHRWSCGPALLFKKMFWEILAAKKVSVWKKLYIIYDFFIARRIIGTFFTFFFFSVLIPLYILLPEAQIPVWELIYIPTAITLLNSVGTPRSIHLIILWVLFENVMALHRFKAILIGFFEADRANEWIVTQKLGNLQKLKSIASLTGNYRFKDRFHFLEVFIGLFLLASACFDYFYRDDYFYLFVLPQSIMYFAIGFQFIGLSVSQD
- the LOC8075712 gene encoding probable mannan synthase 6 isoform X2, which produces MEGGHALRAVGDVVFLGAYGRRLSLSATIAAFVESLLQGWAEVRAGLLVPLLRAAVLLCTAMSVIVLAEKVFLGAVSSVMKLRRRRPSRVYRCDPIARPDKDEEAAAYPMVLVQIPMYNEKEVYQLSIGAACRLTWPVDRLIVQVLDDSTDAVIKELVKGECERWAAEGINVKYETRKDRAGYKAGNLKEGMRHAYVRGCEFVAMFDADFQPAPDFLVKTVPFLVHNPSLALVQTRWKFVNANDCLLTRMQEMSMDYHFKVEQEAGSSLCNFFGYNGTAGVWRTQAIVESGGWEDRTTAEDMDLALRAGLLGWEFVYVGSIKVKNELPSTLKAYRSQQHRWSCGPALLFKKMFWEILAAKKVSVWKKLYIIYDFFIARRIIGTFFTFFFFSVLIPLYILLPEAQIPVWELIYIPTAITLLNSVGTPRSIHLIILWVLFENVMALHRFKAILIGFFEADRANEWIVTQKLGNLQKLKSIASLTGNYRFKDRFHFLEVFIGLFLLASACFDYFYRDDYFYLFVLPQSIMYFAIGFQFIGLSVSQD